One window of the Zea mays cultivar B73 chromosome 3, Zm-B73-REFERENCE-NAM-5.0, whole genome shotgun sequence genome contains the following:
- the TIP4-3 gene encoding aquaporin TIP4-3: MGKLTLGHRGEASEPDFFRGVLGELVLTFLFVFIGVGAAMTDGATTKGSTAGGDLTAVALGQALVVAVIATAGFHISGGHVNPAVTLSLAVGGHVTLFRSSLYIAAQMLGSSAACFLLRWLTGGLATPVHALAEGVGALQGVVAEAVFTFSLLFVIYATILDPRKLLPGAGPLLTGLLVGANSVAGAALSGASMNPARSFGPAVASGIWTHHWVYWVGPLAGGPLAVLVYECCFIAAAPTHALLPQQDP; the protein is encoded by the exons atggggaagctgaCGCTGGGGCACCGCGGCGAGGCGTCAGAGCCGGACTTCTTCAGGGGCGTCCTCGGCGAGCTCGTCCTCACCTTCCTCTTCGTCTTCATCGGCGTCGGAGCCGCCATGACCGACG gagcgacgacgaagggtaGCACCGCTGGAGGCGATCTGACGGCGGTGGCGCTGGGGCAGGCGCTGGTGGTGGCGGTGATCGCGACGGCGGGGTTCCACATCTCCGGCGGCCACGTCAACCCGGCCGTGACGCTGTCGCTGGCCGTCGGCGGGCACGTCACGCTGTTCCGCTCCTCCCTGTACATCGCCGCCCAGATGCTCGGCTCCTCCGCGGCCTGCTTCCTGCTCAGGTGGCTCACGGGCGGGCTAGCCACGCCGGTGCACGCGCTGgcggagggcgtgggcgcgctgcAGGGCGTGGTGGCGGAGGCCGTCTTCACCTTCAGCCTGCTCTTCGTCATCTACGCCACCATCCTGGACCCGCGGAAGCTGCTCCCGGGCGCCGGCCCGCTGCTCACTGGCCTCCTCGTCGGGGCCAACTCCGTCGCCGGCGCAGCCCTGTCCGGCGCCTCCATGAACCCGGCCAGGTCCTTCGGGCCCGCCGTCGCCTCGGGCATCTGGACGCACCACTGGGTGTACTGGGTCGGCCCGCTCGCCGGAGGCCCGCTCGCCGTGCTCGTCTACGAGTGCTGCTTCATAGCGGCCGCTCCCACGCACGCCCTTCTGCCCCAGCAGGACCCATGA
- the LOC100275808 gene encoding uncharacterized protein LOC100275808, protein MVSINQSVFIRDRCIHDNFLMVNQTVKMLHKKGIPALFLKLDIKKAFDSMSWAFLLEILRHLGFGQIWCNLILNLLMTSSTQVLVNGVPGQPICHKRGLRQGNPLSPLLFILVMDVLNSLFIKANECGLLQALAGRNINQRVSMFADDVAVFILPYFLRDWVQRGTAALVFGRCQELAYSFLSWLEEGFYPLYLLWC, encoded by the coding sequence ATGGTCAGCATAAATCAAAGTGTCTTCATCCGAGATCGATGTATTCATGATAACTTTCTTATGGTCAACCAAACTGTCAAGATGCTGCACAAAAAGGGCATCCCTGCTCTCTTCTTGAAATTGGACATTAAAAAGGCATTTGATTCTATGAGCTGGGCCTTTCTACTAGAAATTCTTCGTCATCTGGGTTTTGGACAGATTTGGTGCAACCTGATTCTGAACCTGCTCATGACATCCTCTACCCAAGTTCTTGTGAATGGAGTTCCTGGCCAGCCTATATGTCACAAAAGAGGGTTGAGGCAAGGAAATCCCTTATCCCCTCTTTTGTTCATCCTTGTCATGGACGTTCTTAACAGCCTTTTCATCAAAGCTAATGAGTGTGGGCTATTGCAAGCCCTTGCTGGTAGAAATATCAACCAAAGGGTCTCAATGTTTGCGGATGATGTAGCTGTCTTTATCCTGCCTTACTTCCTTAGAGACTGGGTTCAGAGAGGAACTGCAGCTTTGGTTTTTGGCAGGTGCCAAgaacttgcgtactcttttttATCCTGGTTAGAGGAAGGTTTTTATCCTCTTTATTTGTTGTGGTGTTAG
- the LOC100501588 gene encoding pentatricopeptide repeat-containing protein At5g66631-like isoform X1 yields MPPPAAPATNRVALYLRRARLIDSLRVRLRSSSPSSPPALPPDDPVVALHAIRAAPTASCALSLFRAIPSQPPPPLPLYQALAARLSSLAALSDLRAHLASFPLPAPPLARLRLLAAAGDRASALEAFGSLPATPRRPAEAHNVVIELHARGGDHDAAVEAFRRMVREGALPNARTYTVVIAHLASAGFVDQALEVFRILPSLRVRRTTRQYNVLAEALASGGRFDQLRWLVREMAAVDGVMPGPQMRAAIAALREAGHVDGTKDFVEELSPNARIGYAVDDVEGEGDGEEEDDDDEDEGEVKDRGNGEKQTLKPWLDPRELARALDGWDSREVAELEGAGLVWTPRLVCKLLRAFKKAETAWEFFCWVACRPGGFAHDRHTVARMMAILARTGHVELVERLLAKVRADGILLPLATVRLVIDFYGLSKKADAAVRVFQEAESICGPISGPNLALLYSSLLRTMTKCRRGPDAMDLLEEMMARGVLPDLQTFSGLMEHLAGAGDLKGVHRLLGLVRQCELQPDGYMYSVLVRAYCKRERAALALRVFDEMRAAGVTPDAPTKALLVKSLWREGKLREAALVEERCNDVVDGLPDVSPGHVWTASAADLKKVLDIYSGCLDQPAAQTSTG; encoded by the coding sequence ATGCCCCCGCCGGCGGCGCCCGCCACTAACCGCGTTGCCCTCTACCTCCGCCGCGCGCGCCTCATCGACTCCCTGCGCGTCCGTCTGCGTTCCTCCTCCCCTTCCTCACCTCCTGCGCTCCCACCCGACGACCCCGTGGTCGCGCTCCACGCCATCCGCGCGGCGCCCACGGCGTCCTGCGCGCTCTCCCTTTTTCGCGCGATCCCCTCCCAACCACCGCCGCCGCTCCCACTCTACCAAGCTCTCGCCGCCCGCCTCTCCTCCCTCGCCGCGCTCTCCGACCTCCGCGCCCACCTCGCTTCTTTCCCGCTGCCTGCTCCGCCGCTCGCGCGGCTCCGCCTCCTCGCCGCCGCGGGGGACCGCGCCTCCGCGCTCGAAGCCTTCGGTTCCCTCCCGGCCACCCCGCGCCGCCCTGCGGAGGCGCACAACGTCGTCATCGAACTCCACGCGCGGGGCGGCGATCATGACGCCGCCGTCGAGGCGTTCCGCCGCATGGTCCGCGAGGGCGCGCTCCCGAATGCACGCACGTACACCGTCGTCATCGCCCACCTCGCCTCCGCGGGGTTTGTGGACCAGGCGCTCGAGGTGTTCCGCATCCTGCCGTCGCTGCGCGTGCGGCGGACCACCCGACAGTACAACGtgctcgccgaggcgcttgcgTCGGGAGGTAGGTTTGACCAGCTTCGGTGGCTCGTCCGCGAGATGGCGGCTGTGGACGGCGTCATGCCCGGGCCGCAGATGCGCGCTGCCATCGCTGCCCTGCGGGAGGCTGGTCACGTTGATGGCACAAAGGATTTCGTCGAGGAGCTTTCACCCAACGCAAGGATCGGGTACGCCGTGGACGACGTCGAGGGTGAGGGAGACggcgaggaggaggacgacgacgacgaggacgaAGGCGAGGTCAAGGACAGAGGCAACGGAGAGAAGCAAACACTGAAGCCATGGCTGGACCCGCGTGAGCTCGCCAGGGCGTTGGACGGCTGGGACTCGCGGGAGGTGGCCGAGCTAGAGGGTGCCGGGCTCGTCTGGACGCCGCGGCTGGTATGCAAGCTCCTGCGAGCATTCAAGAAAGCCGAGACAGCGTGGGAGTTCTTCTGCTGGGTGGCGTGCCGCCCCGGTGGGTTCGCGCACGACCGCCACACCGTGGCGAGGATGATGGCGATCCTCGCCCGCACCGGCCACGTCGAGCTGGTGGAGCGCCTGCTCGCTAAGGTGCGTGCCGACGGCATCCTCCTCCCGCTTGCCACGGTGCGGCTCGTCATCGACTTCTACGGCCTCTCCAAGAAGGCCGACGCGGCGGTCAGGGTGTTCCAGGAGGCTGAGTCAATCTGCGGCCCCATCTCGGGGCCCAACCTTGCGCTGCTCTACTCGTCTCTTCTGCGGACGATGACGAAGTGCCGGAGAGGGCCCGACGCCATGGACCTCCTCGAGGAGATGATGGCGCGAGGCGTGCTCCCGGACCTGCAGACCTTCTCCGGCCTGATGGAGCACCTTGCTGGCGCCGGCGACCTCAAGGGCGTGCACCGGCTGCTCGGTCTGGTCCGGCAGTGCGAGCTGCAGCCCGACGGATACATGTACAGCGTGCTGGTCCGGGCATACTGCAAGCGGGAGCGTGCGGCGCTCGCGCTGAGGGTGTTTGACGAAATGCGCGCCGCAGGGGTCACCCCCGACGCACCCACCAAGGCACTGCTGGTGAAGAGCCTGTGGCGGGAGGGGAAGCTCCGAGAGGcggcgctggtggaggaaaggTGCAATGATGTagtggatggccttccagatgtgtCACCGGGGCATGTGTGGACGGCCAGCGCCGCGGACTTGAAGAAGGTGCTCGACATTTACTCCGGCTGCCTGGATCAACCTGCTGCTCAGACTTCAACGGGGTGA
- the LOC100281630 gene encoding ultraviolet-B-repressible protein, producing MAVTAVAASLSVAQGLGKPLCAGRNATSRRAVALAPRRSATRMAVVRASSAHQKQHPAKEWAAAAAVAAALVLPEVAEAAPGISPSLKNFLLSIVSGGVVLVAIVGAVVAVSNFDPVKRR from the coding sequence ATGGCCGTCACCGCCGTCGCGGCGTCTCTGTCCGTGGCGCAGGGTCTCGGGAAGCCTCTCTGCGCCGGCAGGAACGCGACGTCGCGCCGGGCCGTCGCGCTCGCGCCCCGTCGTTCGGCGACCCGGATGGCCGTCGTCCGGGCGTCGTCCGCGCATCAGAAGCAGCACCCGGCCAAGGAGTGGGCGGCCGCGGCGGCCGTGGCGGCGGCGCTGGTGCTGCCGGAGGTCGCGGAGGCCGCGCCCGGGATCTCGCCGTCGCTCAAGAACTTCCTCCTCAGCATCGTCTCCGGAGGCGTCGTGCTCGTCGCCATCGTCGGCGCCGTCGTCGCTGTCTCTAACTTCGATCCCGTCAAGCGGCGCTGA